The Gilliamella apicola genome window below encodes:
- a CDS encoding pentapeptide repeat-containing protein, whose amino-acid sequence MNSNEMNEILEQHEIWIFSRGKNGEKADLKNAKLGDAELSGVNLRSANLRGADLGGVDLRGADLNDADLRGANLRGSNLRGADLRGANLRGANLREANLRGTDLKSASLKGADLKGSDLKGADLDYTDLSSADLSNADLRGVDLNNADLQDINLTSTDLPESTFIIFGEKYFISICGDNVRVGCEVHSASEWRQFSKQDIIDMGDDWLKFHPRLLDIIDFYCGKGERPEWLKAQNDDL is encoded by the coding sequence ATGAACAGTAATGAAATGAATGAAATATTGGAACAACATGAAATTTGGATCTTTTCTCGCGGCAAAAACGGAGAAAAAGCAGACCTGAAAAATGCCAAATTGGGAGATGCAGAGTTAAGTGGTGTCAACCTTAGAAGTGCCAACCTTCGAGGTGCTGACTTAGGTGGTGTTGACCTTAGAGGTGCTGACCTAAATGATGCCGACCTAAGAGGAGCTAACCTTAGAGGCTCCAATCTTAGAGGTGCAGATCTGAGAGGAGCCAACCTTAGAGGAGCAAACCTAAGAGAAGCTAACTTGAGAGGTACAGATTTGAAAAGTGCATCTCTGAAAGGAGCCGATCTGAAAGGTTCAGACCTGAAAGGAGCAGATCTGGATTATACAGACCTGAGTAGTGCAGACCTAAGTAATGCAGACTTGAGAGGTGTTGATCTGAATAATGCAGATCTACAAGATATTAACCTGACTAGTACTGATTTACCTGAATCAACTTTCATTATATTTGGTGAAAAATATTTTATTTCAATATGTGGTGATAATGTCAGAGTAGGTTGTGAGGTTCATTCAGCTAGTGAATGGCGTCAATTTAGCAAACAAGACATTATTGATATGGGCGATGACTGGCTTAAATTTCACCCTCGCCTATTAGATATTATTGATTTTTATTGTGGTAAAGGTGAGCGCCCAGAATGGTTAAAGGCGCAAAACGATGATTTATGA
- the artQ gene encoding arginine ABC transporter permease ArtQ translates to MDGYILPLAQATSITLSLAFVSLIVGMIFAFIFTLLESAPFKPVAWLMSLFNLTIRALPELLIVVAIYTGLPLLLMSLDDGIAISLGFTSFTLQIDIANTKPDPFLCGVTALSLLYAVYASQTLRGAFKAISNGQKQAAQVLGLSKSRTFFRIIMPQMWRHALPGLSNQWLILLKDTALVSAIAIDDLMMQTKTIIARTNQPFLWYFIAMLIYLIISILSQKVITRIEKRSTYFEQPKSANSL, encoded by the coding sequence ATGGACGGATATATCTTGCCATTAGCGCAAGCAACGTCAATCACATTATCATTAGCTTTTGTATCATTAATTGTAGGCATGATATTTGCTTTTATTTTTACACTGCTAGAATCTGCACCTTTCAAACCCGTTGCATGGTTAATGTCCTTATTTAATTTGACTATCCGCGCCCTACCCGAATTATTAATTGTGGTAGCAATTTATACTGGACTACCTTTGTTATTGATGTCATTAGATGATGGAATAGCAATTTCGCTTGGATTTACCTCCTTTACATTGCAAATCGACATAGCAAACACAAAACCCGATCCATTTTTATGTGGTGTAACTGCCCTTTCATTACTTTATGCGGTTTATGCATCTCAAACATTACGAGGTGCTTTTAAAGCAATTTCAAACGGTCAAAAGCAAGCGGCACAAGTACTTGGATTGAGCAAATCACGAACGTTCTTTCGAATTATCATGCCACAAATGTGGCGTCATGCCTTACCTGGATTGAGTAATCAATGGCTAATACTATTAAAAGATACCGCGTTAGTTTCGGCAATCGCTATTGATGATTTGATGATGCAAACAAAAACCATAATTGCTCGAACTAATCAACCTTTTCTATGGTATTTCATTGCGATGCTTATTTATTTAATTATCTCTATTTTAAGTCAAAAGGTTATTACACGAATCGAAAAGCGTTCAACCTATTTTGAACAACCAAAATCAGCCAATAGTTTGTAA
- a CDS encoding ElyC/SanA/YdcF family protein: MNLKKLIACFIGLCLIAISTILILDYWISYKTAPYIYHDENKLPYRAVGVVLGTSKYVRGGGLNGFYRNRIDGAIDLYWQGKVDYLLLSGDNALLSYNEPITMQKDLIKAGIPRKAIVLDYAGFRTFDSIVRANKVFDANDFTIITQEFHCERAIFIAIAQGIQAQCFAVPSPKSMKLVRIREMFARVSAFIDLYILSKEPKYLGPVIPIISNNE; the protein is encoded by the coding sequence ATGAATTTAAAAAAGCTAATAGCTTGTTTTATTGGTTTGTGCTTGATTGCAATATCTACGATTCTTATCCTTGACTATTGGATCAGCTATAAAACAGCACCTTATATCTATCACGATGAGAACAAACTTCCTTATCGTGCTGTTGGTGTAGTACTTGGCACATCTAAATATGTACGAGGTGGCGGACTAAATGGTTTTTATCGAAACCGCATTGATGGAGCGATCGACCTTTATTGGCAAGGTAAAGTAGATTATCTTTTACTTAGCGGAGATAATGCCTTATTAAGCTATAATGAACCAATCACTATGCAAAAAGATTTAATCAAAGCAGGCATTCCAAGAAAAGCGATAGTTCTTGATTACGCAGGTTTCAGAACGTTTGATTCAATTGTTCGTGCCAATAAAGTCTTTGATGCAAATGATTTCACAATTATCACTCAAGAGTTTCATTGCGAACGTGCAATTTTTATTGCTATTGCTCAAGGAATACAGGCACAATGTTTTGCTGTACCATCGCCTAAAAGTATGAAATTAGTTCGTATCCGTGAAATGTTCGCTCGTGTCAGTGCCTTTATTGATCTTTATATTCTAAGTAAAGAACCAAAGTATCTTGGCCCTGTAATACCAATCATATCCAACAATGAATAA
- a CDS encoding transporter substrate-binding domain-containing protein, whose protein sequence is MKKTLLAVLLAGTAFVAQAAENLIIGTEATYAPFEFTNDKNEIVGFDIDMINKICEEMKVSCKIVNQSFDGLIPSLKTRRIDAAIAGIDVTAERQKQVDFTKIYYDDSSIQFITLKDSLTSLDQLKGKRVGIQKGTTYLKYLNEKFPDVKPVSYDSYQFAFLDLKAKRIDAIVSSSFVAGDWLGKDAEIVPLGDKITDHEFFGEGLGIALRKGNDELREKFNQAIDKLKANGELDAIYKKWFNN, encoded by the coding sequence ATGAAGAAAACATTATTAGCTGTTTTATTAGCGGGAACAGCATTTGTTGCACAAGCAGCAGAAAACCTTATCATCGGTACTGAAGCAACTTACGCGCCTTTTGAATTTACTAATGATAAAAATGAAATTGTCGGTTTTGATATTGATATGATCAACAAAATTTGTGAAGAAATGAAAGTTTCTTGCAAAATTGTTAATCAATCATTTGATGGTTTAATTCCCAGTTTAAAAACTCGTAGAATCGATGCTGCAATTGCAGGTATAGATGTAACAGCTGAAAGACAAAAACAAGTTGATTTTACAAAAATTTATTATGATGATAGTTCAATTCAATTCATCACATTAAAAGACTCTCTAACTAGTTTAGATCAACTTAAAGGCAAACGTGTCGGTATTCAAAAAGGTACGACTTATTTAAAATATTTGAATGAAAAATTTCCGGATGTGAAACCGGTTAGTTACGATAGTTATCAATTTGCATTTCTTGATTTAAAAGCTAAACGTATTGATGCTATTGTTTCAAGTTCATTCGTAGCCGGTGACTGGTTAGGTAAAGATGCCGAAATCGTACCATTAGGTGATAAAATCACTGATCATGAATTTTTTGGTGAAGGTTTAGGTATTGCTTTACGTAAAGGTAATGATGAGCTTCGTGAAAAATTTAACCAAGCAATCGATAAGCTAAAAGCAAATGGAGAATTAGACGCTATTTATAAAAAATGGTTTAATAACTAG
- a CDS encoding pentapeptide repeat-containing protein, translated as MDICKINKIFKRHKIWLTSNGKNGGQIELDADLSYSKIVAADLRCASLNDSNLTHAKLSYTNLKGAELCFCNLKNADLRYANLSHANLYRAVLQSANLRGADLRGADLNTADLRGADLSNADLRGADLSNADLRGVNLRDVDLSCPKLHRTILPESTFIILGEKYFISIYGDYVRASSCANTHYQNHLASEWRQFSKQDILDMDGEDSLKFYPRLLDIIDFYCGKGERPEWLKAQNNDL; from the coding sequence ATGGATATTTGTAAAATAAATAAAATATTTAAAAGGCATAAAATTTGGCTTACCTCTAATGGCAAGAATGGAGGTCAAATAGAACTTGATGCTGACCTGAGTTATAGCAAAATAGTAGCTGCCGACCTAAGATGTGCTAGCTTAAATGATAGCAACCTAACACATGCTAAACTGAGTTATACCAACCTAAAAGGTGCTGAACTGTGTTTTTGCAATCTGAAAAATGCTGATCTAAGATATGCCAACCTGAGTCACGCAAATCTGTACCGTGCAGTCTTGCAATCCGCAAACCTGAGAGGTGCAGACCTGAGAGGTGCAGACCTAAATACTGCAGACTTGAGAGGCGCAGACCTAAGTAATGCAGACTTGAGAGGCGCAGACCTAAGTAATGCAGACTTGAGAGGTGTCAATCTGAGAGATGTAGATCTGAGCTGTCCAAAGCTTCATCGTACTATATTACCTGAATCAACATTCATTATATTAGGTGAAAAATATTTTATTTCAATATATGGTGATTATGTCAGAGCTAGTAGTTGTGCTAATACACATTATCAGAATCATTTAGCTAGTGAATGGCGTCAATTTAGCAAACAAGACATTCTTGATATGGACGGTGAGGACTCGCTTAAATTTTACCCTCGCCTATTAGATATTATTGATTTTTATTGTGGTAAAGGTGAGCGTCCAGAATGGTTAAAGGCGCAAAACAATGATTTATGA
- a CDS encoding pentapeptide repeat-containing protein → MNSNEMNEILKKHKIWLTSNGKNGCQIELDDDLSYSKIVAADLRCANLNSSNLTHAKLSYTNLKGADLSFCNLEWAELCCTNLERINLGFCKLENADLRCANLIDAHLYRSILQSANLRGANLRDAFLQSADLRGADLSDTDLRGADLSNADLRGTDLSYADLRGVNLRDVDLSCPNLNRTILPESTFIILGEKYIISIYGDYVRASSCANTHYQNHLASEWRQFSKQDILDMDGEDSLKFYPRLLDIIDFYCGKGERPEWLKAQNNDL, encoded by the coding sequence ATGAACAGTAATGAAATGAATGAAATATTGAAAAAACATAAAATTTGGCTTACCTCTAATGGCAAGAATGGATGTCAAATAGAACTTGATGATGACCTGAGTTATAGCAAAATAGTAGCTGCCGACCTAAGATGTGCTAACTTAAATAGTAGCAACCTAACACATGCTAAATTGAGTTATACCAACCTAAAAGGTGCTGACCTGAGTTTTTGCAATCTAGAATGGGCTGAACTGTGTTGTACCAATCTAGAACGTATAAACCTAGGTTTTTGCAAGCTGGAAAATGCTGATCTAAGATGTGCCAATCTCATTGACGCACATCTGTATCGTTCAATCTTGCAATCCGCAAACCTGAGAGGTGCGAACCTAAGAGATGCATTCTTGCAATCCGCAGACCTGAGAGGTGCGGACTTAAGCGATACAGATTTGAGAGGCGCAGACCTAAGTAATGCAGACTTGAGAGGTACAGACCTAAGTTATGCAGACTTGAGAGGTGTCAATCTGAGAGATGTAGATCTGAGCTGTCCAAACCTTAATCGTACTATATTACCTGAATCAACATTCATTATATTAGGTGAAAAATATATTATTTCAATATATGGTGATTATGTCAGAGCTAGTAGTTGTGCTAATACACATTATCAGAATCATTTAGCTAGTGAATGGCGTCAATTTAGCAAACAAGACATTCTTGATATGGACGGTGAGGACTCGCTTAAATTTTACCCTCGCCTATTAGATATTATTGATTTTTATTGTGGTAAAGGTGAGCGCCCAGAATGGTTAAAGGCGCAAAACAATGATTTATGA
- a CDS encoding CidA/LrgA family protein — MKHFLAKHATIKHRLYSLYYTLFSYGRGLIILTLCLWAGNIISKIIPIMIPGSIIGLLLLFFLLAFQLVPTCWIKNSCNIFMRYMTVLFIPAAMGIMDNYSLLLENWIPIIFSTVGGSLIVLIFTAFLTENFQKKIMSPKRTILSKDQEKQP, encoded by the coding sequence ATGAAACATTTTTTAGCCAAACATGCAACGATAAAACATCGACTCTATTCTTTATACTATACGCTGTTCAGCTATGGTCGAGGATTGATTATTTTAACTCTCTGTTTATGGGCGGGAAATATAATCTCAAAAATAATACCGATAATGATTCCTGGCAGTATTATTGGTTTGTTACTTCTATTTTTCTTACTTGCTTTCCAGCTTGTTCCAACTTGTTGGATCAAAAATAGTTGTAATATATTTATGCGTTATATGACGGTTCTTTTTATCCCAGCAGCAATGGGTATAATGGATAATTATTCACTTTTATTAGAAAATTGGATCCCTATAATTTTTAGCACTGTAGGCGGGTCGCTTATTGTGTTAATTTTTACCGCTTTTCTAACCGAAAACTTCCAAAAAAAAATTATGTCGCCAAAAAGAACAATTCTATCTAAAGATCAGGAGAAGCAACCATGA
- the artP gene encoding arginine ABC transporter ATP-binding protein ArtP, with product MNIELNHINCFYGSHQALNDVSLCYPLGETIVLLGQSGAGKSSLLKVFNLLEIPTSGEMTIADSHFDFSKKISESTIRLLRKNVGMVFQNYNLWPHLTVLENLIEAPCQVLKMSKKEAIDKAMSILKRLRIDDMAHRYPLHLSGGQQQRVAIARALMMEPQILLFDEPTAALDPAITSQIAEIINELSQTGITQIIVTHEVDFARKVASQVIYMEHGKIIEQGQLECFAHPKTKEFKAYLSH from the coding sequence ATGAATATTGAACTAAACCATATTAATTGCTTTTATGGTTCTCATCAGGCATTAAATGATGTTTCATTATGCTATCCACTTGGTGAAACGATTGTTTTACTTGGTCAAAGTGGTGCAGGAAAGAGCTCTTTATTAAAAGTATTTAATTTACTTGAAATTCCAACGTCTGGAGAAATGACGATTGCTGACTCACATTTTGATTTTTCAAAAAAAATCAGTGAATCAACAATTCGACTGCTTCGAAAAAATGTTGGTATGGTTTTTCAAAATTATAATTTATGGCCACATTTAACTGTACTTGAAAATCTAATTGAAGCACCTTGTCAAGTATTAAAAATGTCTAAAAAAGAAGCCATTGACAAAGCAATGTCGATTTTAAAACGTTTACGGATAGATGATATGGCACACCGTTACCCTCTTCACCTTTCAGGAGGACAACAACAACGTGTGGCTATAGCAAGAGCATTAATGATGGAACCTCAAATTTTATTATTTGATGAGCCAACAGCGGCTTTAGATCCAGCTATAACATCGCAAATAGCAGAGATCATTAATGAATTATCACAAACAGGGATTACACAAATTATTGTCACACATGAAGTTGATTTTGCCCGTAAAGTTGCTTCGCAAGTGATTTATATGGAACACGGTAAAATTATTGAGCAAGGGCAATTAGAATGCTTTGCTCATCCTAAAACCAAAGAATTTAAAGCTTATTTATCACATTAA
- a CDS encoding CidB/LrgB family autolysis modulator → MIWMLPLTVCVFLIIRRISFKLKSPLFNPLVISVIVLIPILLITKTSYEQYVANVQIINDLLPYSVVALAYPLYELIPQIKARWKSIIFITFTASIASMITGVCIAFWLGGNNAIAASVLPKSVTTAIAVTIAADQGGVPSIAALCVILVGTLGGIFGHQILNLVKIKSASARGLSIGAVSHAVGTARCIEVDYNEGAYSSLSLVLCGIMTSLTAPFLFPIMVFIFDWF, encoded by the coding sequence ATGATATGGATGCTACCACTTACAGTTTGTGTTTTTCTCATTATTCGTAGAATTTCATTCAAATTAAAAAGTCCCCTATTTAATCCTTTAGTCATATCGGTTATTGTTTTAATTCCAATTTTATTAATAACTAAAACCAGTTATGAGCAATATGTAGCAAATGTACAAATTATTAATGATTTATTGCCTTATTCAGTTGTAGCCCTTGCCTATCCATTATACGAACTTATTCCTCAAATCAAAGCTCGTTGGAAATCAATCATATTTATTACCTTTACTGCTTCAATTGCCTCAATGATAACTGGCGTATGCATTGCATTTTGGTTGGGAGGTAATAATGCTATTGCAGCGTCTGTTTTACCGAAATCAGTGACTACTGCTATTGCAGTAACTATTGCTGCTGATCAAGGTGGCGTCCCATCAATAGCGGCATTATGTGTAATATTAGTTGGTACATTAGGCGGAATTTTTGGGCATCAAATATTAAATCTTGTTAAAATAAAATCAGCTTCTGCTAGAGGACTTTCTATTGGAGCTGTTTCACATGCAGTTGGAACAGCACGTTGCATTGAGGTTGATTATAACGAAGGAGCCTATAGTTCCTTGTCGCTTGTTTTATGTGGTATTATGACATCATTGACAGCACCTTTTTTATTTCCAATAATGGTATTTATTTTTGATTGGTTTTAG
- the sbcB gene encoding exodeoxyribonuclease I, whose protein sequence is MKNDLNQPTFYFHDYETFGINPALDRPAQFAGVRTDGDFNIIEDPLVIYCQIAQDYLPNPEAVLITGITPQKANQNGICEAEFTKQIYQAFSEPNTCILGYNNIRFDDEVTRNILYRNFYDPYSYSWQNGNSRWDLLDVVRACYALRPDGINWPINDNGLPSFRLEHLTQANNIKHEHAHDAMSDVYATIAMAKLIKEKQPKLFNYFFLLRNKNKVADLIDVVNMTPIIHVSGMLGSHRGNLSVVAPIIWHPIQNNAAVICDLAGDIDLLIDLSVEQINEKLYTKTEDLELGESRIPLKLIHTNKCPIVAPLKTLLPENAKRFGLDVEQCLIKLQKLQENQNLLQNKMQELFNIDNNYPINSDVDAQIYQGFLNNQDKLRCETIRTTPTQLLDSLSLTFDDPRLATLFFRYKARNYPQALTEREQTIWYNYCRDKLNTPKIQDYLLNLELLAETYIQQPEKLTIIKQLYNYCHNLVG, encoded by the coding sequence ATGAAAAACGACTTAAATCAGCCAACTTTTTACTTTCATGATTATGAAACTTTTGGTATAAACCCTGCTTTAGATCGCCCAGCACAGTTTGCAGGAGTTCGAACTGACGGTGATTTTAACATCATTGAAGATCCTTTAGTTATTTATTGTCAAATTGCTCAAGATTATTTGCCAAATCCTGAGGCTGTGCTTATTACTGGAATTACTCCTCAGAAAGCCAATCAAAACGGCATTTGTGAAGCTGAATTTACTAAACAAATCTATCAAGCTTTTAGTGAACCCAACACATGTATTTTAGGATATAATAATATCCGATTTGATGATGAAGTCACTCGTAATATTTTATATCGTAACTTTTATGATCCCTATTCCTATAGTTGGCAGAACGGTAATTCTAGGTGGGATCTTCTTGATGTTGTTAGAGCTTGTTATGCATTAAGACCAGATGGTATCAATTGGCCTATCAATGATAACGGCCTTCCTAGCTTTCGTTTGGAGCATCTAACTCAAGCAAATAATATTAAGCATGAACATGCTCACGATGCTATGTCCGATGTTTATGCAACTATTGCTATGGCTAAACTAATAAAAGAAAAACAACCCAAATTATTTAATTATTTTTTCTTATTACGTAATAAAAACAAAGTTGCTGATCTTATAGATGTTGTCAATATGACACCTATCATTCATGTATCGGGCATGCTAGGTAGTCATCGAGGTAATCTATCAGTGGTTGCTCCAATAATTTGGCATCCAATACAAAATAATGCAGCTGTTATATGTGATTTAGCGGGTGATATTGACCTCCTCATTGATTTGTCCGTTGAACAAATCAATGAGAAACTGTATACAAAAACAGAAGATCTAGAGTTAGGAGAATCGCGAATTCCTTTAAAATTAATTCATACCAATAAATGCCCTATAGTTGCTCCATTAAAAACCTTGTTACCTGAAAATGCAAAACGATTTGGGCTTGATGTTGAACAATGTTTAATTAAACTACAAAAACTACAAGAAAATCAAAATTTGCTGCAAAATAAGATGCAAGAATTGTTTAATATTGATAATAATTATCCAATTAATTCAGATGTTGATGCTCAAATTTACCAAGGTTTTTTGAATAATCAAGATAAATTACGCTGTGAAACGATTCGAACAACACCCACTCAACTGTTAGATAGCCTATCTTTAACATTTGATGATCCTCGTTTAGCTACTCTTTTTTTTAGATATAAAGCCCGAAACTATCCTCAAGCATTAACTGAACGAGAACAAACCATTTGGTACAACTATTGTCGAGACAAACTTAATACACCCAAAATACAAGATTATTTATTGAATCTTGAACTGTTGGCTGAAACCTATATTCAACAACCTGAAAAATTAACAATAATTAAACAACTTTATAACTATTGTCATAATTTAGTTGGATAA